A window of Fusobacterium sp. SYSU M8D902 contains these coding sequences:
- the cbiG gene encoding cobalt-precorrin 5A hydrolase, with product MRLAIWSVTRGAGNLAKKIGVKLEADIYTLKKFQLENTIQIENFTDELTKKFNNYDGHIFIMATGIVIRKISCLIKSKDIDPAVLVIDEGGNFVISLLSGHIGGANELTYKVANTFSLLPIITTSSDVTGKIAIDTLSQKLNCEMESLTKAKDLTSLIVDNKKVEILLPNNVKIGENTNSSGVVIASNKKNIDIMRIYPKNLIVGVGCRRGTPKEEIFKALDQVMKKHNLAYESIKRVATVDIKADELGLLSLVEELQKELVIISREEIKEVEQRFKGSEFVKKQIGVSCVSEPCALLASNGNGDFLEQKYIYNGITISIYEEKFGYE from the coding sequence ATGAGATTAGCTATATGGAGTGTAACAAGAGGAGCAGGGAATTTAGCTAAGAAAATAGGAGTAAAGTTAGAGGCTGATATTTATACTTTGAAAAAATTTCAATTAGAAAATACTATACAGATAGAAAACTTTACAGATGAGCTCACTAAAAAATTTAATAATTATGATGGTCATATTTTTATTATGGCAACGGGAATAGTTATTAGAAAAATTAGTTGTTTAATAAAGAGTAAGGATATAGATCCAGCAGTATTGGTAATAGATGAAGGGGGAAATTTTGTAATATCTCTTCTTTCAGGTCATATTGGTGGAGCTAATGAACTTACTTATAAGGTTGCTAATACCTTTTCACTTCTTCCAATAATAACAACTAGTTCTGATGTTACAGGAAAGATAGCTATAGACACCCTATCTCAGAAATTAAACTGTGAAATGGAATCTTTAACTAAAGCTAAAGATTTAACATCTTTGATAGTTGATAATAAAAAAGTTGAAATTCTTTTACCAAACAATGTGAAAATAGGAGAAAATACTAACTCTTCAGGAGTTGTGATAGCTTCTAATAAAAAGAACATAGATATAATGAGAATATACCCTAAAAATTTAATAGTAGGTGTTGGTTGTAGACGTGGAACACCTAAAGAGGAGATATTTAAGGCTTTAGATCAGGTTATGAAAAAACACAATCTAGCTTATGAAAGTATAAAAAGAGTAGCAACAGTAGATATCAAGGCTGATGAATTAGGATTGCTCTCACTAGTAGAAGAACTTCAAAAAGAACTTGTGATAATTTCAAGAGAAGAGATAAAAGAGGTAGAACAAAGATTTAAAGGCTCTGAATTTGTAAAAAAACAGATAGGAGTAAGTTGTGTTTCAGAGCCTTGTGCTCTTTTAGCTTCAAATGGAAATGGAGATTTTTTAGAGCAAAAATATATTTATAATGGAATAACAATATCAATTTATGAGGAGAAATTTG
- the cobM gene encoding precorrin-4 C(11)-methyltransferase: MEKVFFIGAGPGDPELITVKGQRIVKEADIIIYAGSLVPREVIDCHKEGAEIYNSASMTLEEVMDVTIKGIKAGKKVARVHTGDPAIFGAHREQMDVLDEHGIEYEVVPGVSSFLASAAAVKKEFTLPAVSQTVICTRLEGRTPVPEGESLESLASHQASMAIFLSVHMIGDVVKRLATSYPMTTPIAVVQRASWPDQKIVLGTLETIENQVKEAGISKTAQILVGDFLGNEYEKSKLYDKTFTHEYRKGVE, translated from the coding sequence ATGGAAAAAGTTTTCTTTATAGGAGCTGGACCAGGAGATCCAGAATTAATAACAGTAAAAGGACAGAGAATAGTAAAAGAGGCTGATATTATTATATATGCAGGATCTTTAGTACCAAGAGAGGTAATAGATTGTCATAAAGAGGGAGCAGAGATATATAATTCGGCATCTATGACATTAGAAGAGGTAATGGATGTAACAATAAAAGGGATAAAAGCAGGGAAAAAAGTTGCTAGAGTTCATACAGGAGATCCAGCAATTTTTGGTGCTCATAGAGAACAGATGGATGTTTTAGACGAACATGGAATAGAGTATGAAGTAGTTCCAGGAGTAAGTTCATTTTTAGCTTCAGCTGCTGCAGTAAAAAAAGAGTTCACTCTTCCAGCAGTTTCACAAACAGTTATATGTACTAGATTAGAGGGAAGAACACCTGTTCCAGAGGGAGAATCATTAGAGAGTCTTGCTTCTCACCAAGCTTCTATGGCTATATTCTTATCAGTGCATATGATAGGTGATGTAGTAAAAAGACTTGCAACTTCTTATCCTATGACTACACCAATAGCTGTAGTACAAAGAGCAAGTTGGCCAGATCAAAAAATAGTACTAGGAACATTAGAAACAATAGAAAATCAGGTAAAAGAGGCTGGAATTTCTAAAACAGCTCAAATTTTAGTAGGAGATTTCTTAGGAAATGAGTATGAAAAATCAAAACTATATGATAAGACATTTACTCATGAATACAGAAAGGGAGTAGAATAA
- the cobI gene encoding precorrin-2 C(20)-methyltransferase, with product MTNKFYGIGVGVGDPEQLTIKAVNALKKLDVIIVPEAKKAEGSTAYNIAKEYLKSDVEIVFMEFPMLKNPLDRVEGRKANTRVVENLLEQGKNVGFLTIGDSMTYSTYVYLLENMQDKYKSQVETIPGISSFADMASRFNFPIVMGDESLKIVSINDNTDIEKELQESENIVFMKVSRNFDKLKEALIKTNNMNNIIMVSNSGKESEEVFYDISNLTKEDIPYFTTMIFKKGGFEEWKKFSL from the coding sequence ATGACAAATAAGTTTTATGGAATAGGTGTAGGAGTAGGTGACCCAGAGCAACTTACCATAAAAGCTGTTAACGCTTTAAAAAAATTAGATGTAATAATCGTACCTGAGGCAAAAAAAGCAGAGGGGAGTACAGCTTACAACATAGCTAAAGAGTATTTAAAAAGTGATGTAGAGATAGTATTTATGGAATTTCCTATGTTAAAAAATCCATTGGATAGAGTAGAGGGAAGAAAAGCTAATACTAGAGTGGTTGAAAATCTATTAGAGCAAGGAAAAAACGTTGGTTTCTTAACTATTGGAGATAGCATGACATATAGTACGTATGTTTATCTTTTAGAAAATATGCAAGATAAGTATAAATCACAAGTTGAAACTATTCCTGGAATATCTTCATTTGCAGATATGGCTTCTAGATTTAATTTCCCAATAGTAATGGGAGATGAATCTTTAAAAATAGTTTCAATAAATGATAATACAGATATTGAGAAAGAGTTACAAGAGAGTGAAAATATAGTTTTTATGAAAGTTAGTAGAAATTTTGATAAATTGAAAGAGGCTCTTATAAAAACTAATAATATGAATAACATCATAATGGTATCAAATAGTGGAAAAGAGAGTGAAGAGGTTTTTTATGATATATCTAACCTCACTAAAGAGGATATACCATACTTTACAACTATGATATTTAAAAAAGGAGGATTTGAAGAATGGAAAAAGTTTTCTTTATAG
- the cbiT gene encoding precorrin-6Y C5,15-methyltransferase (decarboxylating) subunit CbiT — protein MHIYDKEFIQRELPMTKQEVRAVTIAKLQLKPDSVLIDVGAGTGTIGIEAATYMPLGKVIGIEKEEKGLDTIRENVKNFNLENYELIHGRAPENIPNISYDRMFVGGSTGSMRSILEHFKKYATDDARLVVNTITLESLNDTMSLLKEYNFSDIEVVNMMVSRGKKVGPYTMMYGENPIYIITVNK, from the coding sequence TTGCACATATACGATAAGGAGTTTATACAAAGAGAGCTACCTATGACAAAACAAGAGGTAAGGGCTGTGACTATAGCTAAGCTTCAGTTAAAACCTGATTCAGTGTTGATAGATGTTGGAGCTGGAACTGGAACAATTGGTATAGAAGCAGCAACATATATGCCTTTAGGAAAGGTAATAGGTATAGAAAAAGAGGAAAAAGGTCTAGATACAATTAGAGAGAATGTAAAGAATTTTAATCTTGAGAATTATGAACTTATTCATGGAAGAGCTCCAGAAAATATACCAAATATCTCTTACGATAGAATGTTTGTTGGAGGATCAACTGGAAGTATGAGATCTATATTGGAGCATTTTAAAAAATATGCAACTGATGATGCTAGACTAGTTGTAAATACAATTACATTGGAAAGTTTGAACGATACAATGTCTCTATTGAAAGAGTATAACTTTAGCGATATAGAAGTTGTAAATATGATGGTTTCACGTGGTAAAAAAGTAGGACCATACACAATGATGTATGGAGAAAATCCTATTTATATAATAACAGTTAACAAATAA
- the cbiE gene encoding precorrin-6y C5,15-methyltransferase (decarboxylating) subunit CbiE, whose amino-acid sequence MEKIRVVGLGPGNIDYITKKGIDTIKSSEIAVGGARQLMEISSLLPADCYKYTLEKLSDLIVYLNLNRDKKITIIVSGDTGFYSLLSFLRRNYKNEELEVIPGISSYQYLFSRIGEVWQEYKLLSVHGREADYIEEFTKEKGIVLLTDNINTPYAIAKKLYENGFADAEMVIGERLSYSDEKITILKIAEYESLNREFLMNIVIIRK is encoded by the coding sequence CTGGAAAAAATTAGAGTAGTTGGACTTGGTCCAGGAAATATAGATTATATAACTAAAAAAGGAATAGATACAATAAAAAGTAGTGAAATCGCAGTTGGAGGGGCAAGACAATTGATGGAGATCTCCTCTTTGCTCCCAGCTGACTGTTATAAATATACTTTGGAAAAGTTATCAGATTTAATAGTATATTTAAATCTGAATAGAGATAAAAAAATTACGATTATAGTTTCAGGGGATACAGGCTTCTATAGCTTACTTAGTTTTTTAAGAAGAAATTATAAAAATGAAGAGTTGGAAGTAATACCAGGAATATCTTCATATCAATATCTATTCTCTAGAATAGGAGAGGTATGGCAAGAGTATAAACTTCTAAGTGTACATGGAAGAGAAGCTGACTATATAGAGGAGTTTACTAAAGAAAAAGGAATTGTTCTACTTACCGATAATATAAATACTCCATATGCAATAGCAAAAAAGCTTTATGAGAATGGCTTTGCAGATGCAGAGATGGTAATAGGGGAGAGATTATCCTATTCAGATGAAAAGATAACTATATTAAAAATAGCTGAATATGAGAGTTTAAATAGAGAATTTTTAATGAATATTGTTATAATTAGAAAATAG
- the cbiD gene encoding cobalt-precorrin-5B (C(1))-methyltransferase CbiD codes for MAEELKSGYTTGSCAAIGVKAGLEALLNNNYLDEVNFTTLNGQNILVPIYRLRVRKNFVSVAVTKYAGDDPDVTNGIQICTRIKLVDELPEIERGISFKNFILVGGRGVGTVTKLGLQAKVGKSAINPGPQKMIEEVADDFLGKMGKKAVITIYVPEGREKAKKTFNPKLGIVGGISILGSTGIVKPMSEEALKDSMFVELKVLRMARDRDWCIFTFGNYSKNYCEKLGLDLEQTIVISNYAGFMIDSAVKLGFKKILFLGHIGKAIKIAGGIFNTHSRVADARVEIMGANAFLCGESSENIHKILESNTVEEACDYIEKREFFPFIAEKVKRRVEEYSRGEIQCEVLLFSFKGETLGYTEKFYQLAGELAGKN; via the coding sequence ATGGCTGAGGAGTTAAAATCTGGTTATACTACTGGAAGTTGTGCAGCAATTGGAGTAAAAGCAGGGTTAGAAGCTCTGTTAAATAATAATTATCTAGATGAAGTAAATTTTACAACATTAAATGGACAAAATATATTAGTTCCAATATATAGATTGAGAGTTAGAAAAAATTTTGTAAGTGTAGCTGTTACTAAGTATGCTGGTGATGATCCAGATGTAACAAATGGAATACAGATATGTACTAGAATAAAATTAGTAGATGAATTACCAGAGATAGAAAGAGGAATCTCATTTAAAAACTTTATTTTAGTAGGTGGACGTGGAGTAGGGACAGTTACAAAATTAGGATTACAGGCAAAGGTAGGAAAGTCTGCAATAAATCCTGGGCCACAAAAAATGATTGAAGAGGTAGCAGATGATTTTCTAGGTAAAATGGGAAAAAAAGCTGTGATTACCATATATGTTCCTGAAGGTAGAGAAAAAGCTAAAAAGACATTCAATCCAAAACTTGGGATTGTAGGTGGAATCTCCATATTGGGATCAACAGGAATAGTAAAACCTATGAGCGAAGAGGCTTTAAAAGATTCTATGTTTGTAGAATTAAAAGTTTTAAGAATGGCAAGAGATAGAGATTGGTGTATATTTACCTTTGGAAACTATAGTAAGAACTATTGTGAGAAATTGGGATTAGATCTAGAGCAAACAATAGTAATAAGTAACTATGCAGGATTTATGATTGATTCAGCTGTTAAATTGGGCTTTAAAAAGATATTATTTTTAGGACATATAGGAAAGGCAATAAAAATTGCTGGTGGAATATTTAATACACACAGTAGAGTTGCAGATGCAAGAGTAGAGATAATGGGAGCTAATGCTTTTCTATGTGGAGAAAGCTCAGAAAATATTCATAAGATACTAGAATCTAATACAGTTGAAGAAGCGTGTGATTATATTGAAAAAAGAGAGTTTTTTCCTTTTATAGCTGAAAAAGTAAAAAGAAGAGTAGAAGAGTATTCAAGAGGAGAGATACAGTGTGAAGTTCTCTTATTTTCTTTCAAAGGAGAAACTCTTGGATATACAGAGAAGTTCTATCAATTGGCAGGTGAGTTAGCTGGAAAAAATTAG
- a CDS encoding precorrin-8X methylmutase, which produces MSTYIKVPQDIEKRSFEIIGEELGEKRDKFDEKTLPIVKRVIHTTADFEYADLIEFQNGAVESAMEALKNGCKIYCDTNMIVNGLSKLILSKFGCSAYCLVSDEEVIKEAKERGVTRSIVGMEKAGKDEKTKIFLIGNAPTALYQLKEMIEKGEIEKPALVVGVPVGFVGAAESKEDFKKLGLPYITINGRKGGSTVAVSILHGILYQMYKREGF; this is translated from the coding sequence ATGAGTACATATATAAAAGTTCCGCAAGATATTGAAAAAAGAAGTTTTGAAATAATAGGTGAAGAACTAGGGGAGAAAAGAGATAAATTTGATGAAAAAACACTTCCAATAGTAAAAAGAGTTATACATACAACAGCAGATTTTGAGTATGCAGATTTAATTGAATTTCAAAATGGAGCTGTAGAGAGTGCTATGGAAGCATTAAAAAATGGTTGTAAAATATACTGTGATACAAATATGATAGTTAATGGACTTAGCAAACTAATTCTTTCTAAATTTGGTTGTTCAGCTTACTGCCTTGTATCTGATGAAGAGGTTATAAAAGAAGCTAAAGAGAGAGGGGTAACTCGTTCAATAGTTGGAATGGAAAAAGCAGGTAAGGATGAAAAAACAAAAATATTCTTAATAGGAAACGCTCCAACAGCACTTTACCAGTTAAAGGAGATGATAGAAAAAGGAGAGATAGAAAAACCTGCTCTAGTAGTTGGAGTACCAGTTGGATTTGTAGGAGCAGCAGAATCAAAAGAGGATTTTAAAAAATTAGGACTTCCGTACATAACAATTAATGGTAGAAAAGGAGGAAGTACAGTAGCAGTATCAATTCTTCATGGTATTCTTTATCAAATGTATAAAAGAGAGGGATTTTAA
- a CDS encoding cobyrinate a,c-diamide synthase — protein MKGFMIAGVSSGIGKTTVSMGLMSLFENVSPFKVGPDYIDPGFHQFVTGNKSYNLDLFMMGEKGVKYSFYKHHKNISIVEGVMGLYDGVDHSLDNNSSAHISRVLGLPVILVVDGGGKSTSIAAQVLGYKMLDSRVNIAGVILNKVSEAMFKHYKEAIEKYTGINCIGYLPKDETLSVSSRHLGLLQAEEIDDLKDKSQKLKKVLEKTIDVEKLLEIAEIGEPEDVINPFEEMKDRYSGLKIGVARDRAFSFYYNDNLELLEHLGVELIPFSPITDKEIPDVDILYFGGGYPENYAQELSENKSMIESIRTFYRREGKIYGECGGFMYLTSGIKLLNEKYIPMCDIIKCSIEMKDRLDISRFGYINVYEDEKELGKGHEFHYSKIFKIEHESREYRAVKPNGKEWACIFKEKKCKAGYPHIHFFNSLDYLKEILD, from the coding sequence ATGAAAGGATTTATGATAGCTGGAGTTAGTAGTGGTATAGGGAAAACTACTGTTTCAATGGGACTTATGTCACTATTTGAAAATGTGTCTCCATTTAAAGTGGGACCTGATTATATAGATCCAGGATTTCATCAATTTGTGACAGGAAATAAAAGCTATAATTTAGATCTATTTATGATGGGAGAGAAAGGAGTAAAATACTCTTTTTATAAACATCATAAAAATATCTCAATAGTTGAGGGGGTAATGGGACTCTATGATGGAGTGGATCACTCTCTTGATAATAATAGTTCAGCACACATCTCAAGAGTCTTAGGGCTACCTGTTATATTAGTAGTAGATGGTGGTGGTAAGAGTACAAGTATTGCTGCTCAGGTTTTGGGATATAAGATGCTTGATAGTAGAGTAAATATAGCTGGTGTAATTTTAAATAAAGTAAGTGAAGCTATGTTTAAGCATTATAAAGAAGCTATTGAAAAATATACTGGAATAAATTGTATAGGTTACCTACCTAAAGATGAAACACTCTCTGTTTCTAGTAGACATTTAGGATTACTTCAAGCAGAAGAGATAGATGATCTAAAAGATAAGAGCCAAAAATTAAAAAAAGTTTTAGAGAAGACAATAGATGTAGAAAAACTTTTAGAGATAGCTGAAATTGGAGAACCTGAAGATGTTATCAATCCATTTGAAGAGATGAAGGATAGGTATTCTGGTCTTAAAATAGGAGTTGCTAGAGATAGAGCATTTAGTTTTTATTATAATGATAATTTAGAGTTATTAGAGCATTTAGGAGTTGAGTTGATTCCCTTTTCTCCGATAACTGATAAAGAGATACCAGATGTAGATATACTATATTTTGGTGGAGGTTATCCTGAAAATTATGCACAAGAACTATCTGAAAATAAGAGTATGATAGAGAGTATCAGAACTTTTTATAGAAGAGAGGGTAAAATCTATGGAGAGTGTGGTGGCTTTATGTATCTAACTTCTGGAATAAAGCTTTTAAATGAGAAATATATTCCAATGTGTGATATAATTAAGTGCAGTATAGAGATGAAAGATAGATTAGATATATCTCGTTTTGGATACATCAATGTGTATGAAGATGAAAAAGAGTTAGGAAAAGGGCATGAGTTTCATTACTCTAAGATATTTAAGATAGAACATGAAAGTAGAGAATATAGAGCAGTGAAACCTAATGGAAAAGAGTGGGCTTGTATTTTTAAAGAGAAAAAATGCAAAGCTGGGTACCCTCATATACATTTTTTTAATAGTTTAGATTATTTAAAAGAGATATTAGATTAA
- a CDS encoding histidinol-phosphate transaminase, whose product MDLHGGNIYRLKREGKGELLDYSSNINPLGVPEEFKKKVIENFELLEKYPDPDYIELRENIGRYNGVDLKNIVVGNGATEILFLYMKSLKPKKTFLIAPSFAEYRRALESIDCEIIYHILDEKRDFKLDIDKFVESIPQCDLVIICNPNNPTGNFLKLEEIKKINDQLKKRGIKLFIDEAFIEFIREWENFTAVNLKDSNIFVMRALTKFFAVPGVRLGYGITYDSEILEKSQKYKEPWSINSFADLAGKTMLWDREYIEKSENWIEEEKEWFYNETLKIKGIKSYKTNSNFILIKLIDKTSVEVREKMIQRGILVRDASNFIGLDKHFIRLAIKDRENNKIVLEALSEVVR is encoded by the coding sequence ATGGACTTACATGGTGGAAATATATATAGATTGAAGAGAGAGGGAAAAGGAGAACTTCTTGATTATAGCTCGAATATAAACCCTTTAGGTGTTCCAGAAGAGTTTAAGAAAAAAGTGATAGAGAATTTTGAACTATTAGAAAAATATCCAGATCCTGATTATATAGAGTTAAGAGAAAATATAGGAAGATATAATGGTGTAGATCTGAAAAATATTGTGGTGGGAAATGGAGCTACAGAGATACTGTTTCTTTATATGAAGAGCTTAAAACCTAAAAAAACTTTTTTGATTGCACCTAGTTTTGCTGAGTATAGAAGAGCATTAGAAAGTATAGATTGTGAAATAATTTATCATATTTTAGATGAGAAAAGAGATTTTAAATTAGATATTGATAAGTTCGTAGAGTCTATACCTCAATGTGATTTAGTTATAATTTGTAATCCAAATAATCCAACAGGAAATTTTCTTAAACTTGAAGAGATAAAAAAGATAAATGATCAATTGAAAAAGAGGGGAATAAAACTCTTTATAGATGAGGCATTTATCGAGTTTATAAGAGAGTGGGAGAATTTTACAGCTGTTAATTTAAAAGATAGTAATATTTTTGTAATGAGAGCTCTCACTAAATTTTTTGCTGTTCCAGGAGTAAGACTTGGTTATGGAATAACTTATGATAGTGAGATATTGGAGAAAAGCCAAAAGTATAAGGAGCCTTGGAGTATAAATAGTTTTGCCGATTTGGCTGGAAAAACTATGCTTTGGGATAGAGAGTATATAGAAAAAAGTGAGAATTGGATAGAAGAGGAGAAAGAGTGGTTTTATAATGAAACTTTAAAAATTAAAGGGATAAAATCCTACAAAACCAATAGCAACTTTATTCTTATAAAGCTAATAGACAAGACTTCTGTTGAAGTGAGAGAGAAGATGATACAGAGGGGAATATTAGTAAGAGATGCATCAAACTTTATAGGTTTAGATAAACACTTTATTAGATTAGCTATAAAAGATAGAGAGAACAATAAAATAGTTTTGGAAGCTTTGAGTGAGGTGGTAAGATGA
- the cbiB gene encoding adenosylcobinamide-phosphate synthase CbiB — protein MNFIIRYSIAYVMDLILGDPHWFPHPVRFIGKLIESLEKLLYRFSCKKLTGGILAILTIGITFLVSYYIAKLSIYLEIFFLYTTLATKSLADEGFRVCKILVEGDMEKAKKELSYLVSRDTGNMDVTQITRSVLETISENTVDGVIAPMFFAFLGSFFSVEGVSLALPFAMGYKAINTLDSMVGYKNEKYMDFGMISAKIDDVANFIPARIAGGFIIPIGAFILRMDYKRAWKVFFRDRLNHSSPNSGNSEAAFAGALGVQFGGKTSYFGKVYDKPTIGDKLKHFGIPDVKRGIRLLYVSSWIGLATFMIVSQLIKAFI, from the coding sequence ATGAATTTTATAATTAGATATAGTATAGCATATGTAATGGATCTTATTTTAGGAGATCCTCACTGGTTTCCACACCCTGTTAGATTTATAGGGAAATTGATAGAGAGTTTAGAAAAATTACTTTATAGATTTAGTTGTAAAAAATTGACAGGTGGAATTCTTGCTATATTAACCATTGGAATTACTTTTTTAGTATCTTACTATATAGCAAAACTTTCAATTTATTTAGAAATATTTTTTCTATACACAACTTTAGCTACTAAGAGTTTGGCAGATGAAGGTTTTAGAGTTTGCAAAATCTTAGTAGAGGGGGATATGGAAAAAGCTAAAAAAGAGTTATCTTATTTAGTGAGTAGAGATACAGGAAATATGGATGTAACACAGATCACTAGAAGTGTATTGGAGACTATAAGTGAGAATACAGTAGATGGAGTTATAGCCCCAATGTTTTTTGCATTTTTAGGAAGTTTTTTTTCAGTTGAAGGAGTTTCATTGGCATTGCCTTTTGCTATGGGATATAAAGCTATTAATACTTTGGACTCTATGGTAGGATATAAAAATGAAAAATATATGGATTTTGGAATGATCTCTGCAAAGATAGATGATGTAGCAAATTTTATTCCTGCAAGAATAGCTGGAGGATTTATAATTCCTATTGGAGCTTTTATTTTAAGAATGGATTATAAAAGAGCTTGGAAAGTATTTTTTAGAGATAGATTGAATCACTCTAGCCCAAACTCTGGAAATTCAGAAGCAGCTTTTGCTGGTGCTTTGGGAGTTCAATTTGGAGGGAAGACAAGTTATTTTGGAAAAGTTTATGATAAGCCAACTATAGGAGATAAGTTAAAACATTTTGGAATTCCTGATGTAAAAAGAGGAATAAGATTGTTGTATGTTTCTTCTTGGATAGGATTAGCAACTTTTATGATTGTGTCTCAGTTAATTAAAGCTTTTATTTAA
- a CDS encoding cobyric acid synthase, translating to MKHRNIMVVGTSSGAGKSITVAGLCRALTKDGYRVSPFKSQNMALNSFVTKSGLEMGRAQVVQAAACGIDPEAYMNPILLKPTTNRKIQVIVNGKSIGNMSGIEYGKFKTSLKPEIMRSYNYIKENFDISVIEGAGSPVEINIKGEDIANMKMAEMADSPVILVADIDRGGVFASIYGTIMLMTAEERARVKGVIINKFRGDINILKPGLKEIEELTGVPVIGVMPYSNIDIEDEDSVTERFKKMQKKKGINISVIKLRHISNFTDIDALRIVEDVNIKYVTSPDEMGDEDIIIIPGTKNTIDDLKEIKDSGVATEIIKASKAGKSIIGICGGFQMMGEKIKDPYGIESEIKEIPGLGLLELETIMEKEKNTLQYEGKLENCSGLLAGLNGESINGYEIHQGVTIGKERKITSDERVVAIEKGDTIFATYLHGIFDNEKVTRTILNKVRQKKGIETQLEGVTFAEYREKELDKLEKVFRENIDMEKIYEILGE from the coding sequence ATGAAACATAGAAATATTATGGTAGTCGGTACATCATCAGGAGCTGGAAAAAGTATTACAGTTGCTGGTTTGTGTAGAGCATTAACAAAAGATGGATATAGAGTTTCTCCATTTAAATCACAAAATATGGCATTAAATTCATTTGTAACTAAATCTGGATTGGAAATGGGTAGGGCTCAAGTGGTTCAAGCAGCAGCTTGTGGTATTGATCCAGAAGCGTATATGAATCCTATACTTTTAAAACCAACAACTAATAGAAAAATACAGGTTATAGTCAATGGAAAATCAATTGGAAATATGAGTGGAATAGAGTATGGAAAATTTAAAACATCTTTAAAACCTGAAATTATGAGATCATATAATTATATAAAAGAGAATTTTGATATAAGTGTAATTGAAGGAGCAGGAAGTCCTGTTGAAATAAATATAAAGGGCGAGGATATAGCAAATATGAAAATGGCTGAGATGGCTGATTCTCCAGTTATATTAGTAGCCGATATAGATAGAGGGGGAGTGTTTGCTTCTATCTATGGAACAATAATGTTGATGACAGCAGAAGAGAGAGCTAGAGTAAAAGGTGTAATTATAAATAAGTTTAGAGGAGATATAAATATACTCAAGCCTGGATTAAAAGAGATAGAAGAGTTGACAGGAGTTCCAGTAATAGGAGTTATGCCATATAGTAATATTGATATTGAAGATGAGGATAGTGTCACAGAGAGATTTAAAAAGATGCAAAAGAAAAAAGGGATCAATATCTCTGTAATCAAACTTAGACATATATCTAATTTTACAGATATAGATGCTTTGAGAATAGTTGAAGATGTAAATATAAAATATGTTACCTCACCTGATGAAATGGGAGATGAAGATATAATAATTATTCCAGGTACAAAAAATACAATTGATGATTTAAAGGAGATAAAAGATAGTGGAGTTGCCACTGAGATTATCAAAGCCTCAAAAGCTGGAAAGAGTATCATTGGAATTTGTGGTGGTTTTCAGATGATGGGGGAGAAGATAAAAGATCCTTATGGAATAGAGAGTGAAATAAAAGAGATTCCAGGATTAGGTTTACTAGAGCTTGAGACTATAATGGAAAAAGAGAAGAACACTCTACAATATGAAGGTAAATTAGAAAATTGTTCAGGACTATTAGCTGGATTGAATGGAGAATCTATTAATGGTTATGAGATACATCAGGGAGTGACTATTGGAAAAGAGAGAAAGATTACTTCAGATGAAAGAGTTGTAGCTATAGAGAAAGGAGATACAATTTTTGCTACCTATCTTCATGGAATATTTGATAATGAAAAAGTAACTAGAACAATCTTGAATAAAGTTAGACAGAAAAAGGGAATCGAAACTCAATTAGAAGGTGTTACCTTTGCTGAGTATAGAGAGAAAGAGTTAGATAAGTTAGAAAAAGTATTTAGAGAAAATATTGATATGGAAAAAATTTATGAGATATTAGGTGAGTAA